A genomic region of Gemmata massiliana contains the following coding sequences:
- the dprA gene encoding DNA-processing protein DprA: MSDLNDHLALALVPGLGPKLTAALLERFGSPAAALRATAPELLQIPHIGEKLAGSLAEALRTVDTGRERALLEKHGVLPVPLGSAGYPPPLAAVVASPPLLYFRGAWVEADVSAIGIVGSRACTAYGRKLAEQLARDLVRAGFTIVSGLARGIDGVAHRAALDAGGRTIAVLAGGLSAIYPPEHAELADEIAQRGCLVTETPMTVAPQPGMFPARNRIISGLSRAIVVVEANAKSGALITATHAAEQGREIFAVPGAVDSSASAGSLELIRKGARLVRNADDVIEDLKGISTPEYRSGTTSSKETAEPRSAPAPEAPTAPRPVLDPVQERVFDALAAKRHADELARELNLPVGDLSRVLMQLELKKVVRRLPGNFYERR, encoded by the coding sequence ATGTCCGATCTCAACGACCACCTCGCCCTTGCTCTGGTGCCGGGGCTCGGGCCGAAATTAACGGCCGCGCTGCTGGAGCGATTCGGTTCGCCGGCCGCGGCTCTGCGCGCCACAGCACCGGAATTGCTCCAGATCCCGCACATCGGGGAGAAGTTGGCCGGCTCGCTCGCGGAGGCGCTCCGGACCGTGGACACCGGTCGCGAACGCGCGCTCCTCGAAAAACACGGCGTTTTACCGGTGCCGCTCGGCTCCGCGGGGTACCCGCCGCCGCTCGCGGCGGTGGTCGCCTCACCCCCATTGTTGTATTTCCGCGGGGCCTGGGTGGAAGCCGATGTGAGCGCGATTGGTATTGTCGGGTCGCGCGCCTGTACTGCTTACGGGCGAAAATTGGCCGAACAACTCGCCCGCGACCTTGTACGCGCTGGTTTCACGATCGTTTCCGGTCTCGCACGCGGAATCGACGGCGTCGCGCACCGGGCGGCACTCGACGCGGGCGGGCGCACGATCGCGGTGCTGGCGGGCGGGCTGTCGGCGATTTACCCGCCGGAACACGCCGAACTCGCGGACGAAATCGCGCAGCGGGGCTGTTTGGTCACCGAAACGCCGATGACCGTCGCCCCGCAACCGGGCATGTTCCCGGCGCGGAACCGCATCATCAGCGGGTTGAGTCGCGCGATCGTCGTTGTAGAGGCGAATGCGAAGAGCGGGGCGCTCATCACCGCGACCCATGCGGCGGAGCAGGGGCGCGAAATATTCGCGGTGCCGGGCGCGGTAGACAGTTCCGCCAGCGCGGGCAGCCTCGAACTCATTCGCAAGGGCGCCCGACTCGTGCGCAACGCGGACGACGTGATCGAGGATTTGAAGGGCATTTCGACACCAGAATATCGGAGTGGCACAACCAGCAGCAAGGAAACGGCCGAGCCGCGTTCGGCTCCCGCACCAGAAGCCCCGACCGCACCGCGACCGGTGCTCGACCCCGTTCAAGAGCGGGTATTCGACGCACTCGCGGCCAAGCGTCATGCGGACGAACTGGCGCGCGAACTGAATCTGCCGGTCGGCGACCTGTCCCGCGTGCTCATGCAGTTGGAACTGAAGAAGGTCGTGCGCCGATTGCCCGGCAACTTCTACGAACGGCGGTAG
- a CDS encoding ribose-phosphate diphosphokinase: MFGNGNNHKLKIFSGRANRPLAEGIAKVLAVPLGNMTLGDFPDRETSVRIEEDVRGRDVFIVQPTSTPVNDHLMELLIILDAFKRASPARITAVLPYYGYARQDRKDKGRVPISAKLVANLITKAGADRVLALDLHAAQIQGFFDIPVDHLYAVKEIAKHVRSLGIDQSELIVLSPDEGSIKKALDFQKNVGGKISVADKRRTSATEIKHGHLIGAPVDGKSVVIYDDMISTAGTIVGAVNVARQHGAKAVYVCATHGVLCGPAIERLGSAKIDQIAITDSIPLPPEKQLPNIKVISVASLIANAIQRIHGNESVSELFKDEPPITREINTK, translated from the coding sequence GTGTTCGGCAACGGCAACAATCACAAGCTCAAGATCTTCAGCGGGCGCGCGAACCGGCCACTGGCCGAGGGCATCGCCAAGGTGCTCGCGGTCCCGCTGGGCAACATGACGCTCGGGGACTTCCCGGACCGGGAAACGAGCGTCCGCATCGAAGAGGACGTGCGCGGGCGGGACGTGTTCATCGTCCAGCCGACGTCCACGCCGGTGAACGACCACCTGATGGAGTTGCTCATCATCCTCGATGCGTTTAAGCGGGCGAGCCCCGCGCGCATCACCGCCGTGCTGCCCTATTACGGCTACGCTCGGCAGGACCGCAAGGACAAGGGCCGCGTACCGATCTCGGCGAAACTCGTCGCCAACCTTATCACAAAAGCCGGGGCCGACCGCGTCCTCGCCCTCGACCTGCACGCGGCTCAGATTCAAGGCTTCTTCGACATCCCGGTGGACCACCTCTACGCGGTCAAAGAAATCGCCAAGCACGTCCGCAGCCTCGGGATCGACCAGAGCGAACTCATCGTGCTCAGCCCGGACGAGGGGAGCATCAAAAAGGCGCTCGACTTCCAGAAGAACGTCGGCGGGAAGATTTCCGTCGCCGACAAGCGCCGGACCAGTGCCACCGAGATCAAGCACGGGCACCTGATCGGTGCGCCGGTCGACGGCAAATCGGTCGTGATCTACGACGACATGATTTCAACGGCCGGGACCATCGTGGGCGCGGTCAACGTGGCCCGGCAGCACGGCGCGAAAGCGGTCTACGTGTGCGCCACACACGGCGTGCTGTGCGGCCCCGCGATCGAGCGCTTGGGGTCCGCGAAAATCGACCAGATCGCCATCACCGATAGCATCCCGCTCCCGCCGGAGAAGCAGCTCCCGAACATCAAGGTGATTTCCGTCGCGTCGCTGATCGCGAACGCCATTCAGCGCATCCACGGCAACGAGTCCGTCAGCGAACTGTTCAAGGACGAACCGCCCATCACACGGGAAATCAACACGAAGTAA
- the serA gene encoding phosphoglycerate dehydrogenase, with amino-acid sequence MPRVLIADKLEAPGIELLKAAGLEVDNRPGLKADELKAAIRGADAVICRSQPKLSAEYFEDTGSLRAIARAGVGVDNIDVAAATRKGVVVMNTPGGNTVSAAEHTIALLLALARRVPVADATMKAGGWDRNKFVGTEVAGKTLGVVGLGRIGREVARRAKGMDMKVIALDPFVTAAKAAELGYETAANLDELLPKVDFLTLHVPLGNDTKSLIGARELGLMKKSARVLNVARGGIVDEKALADALAAGTIAGAGIDVFTVEPIVADNPLLKAPNIVLTPHLGASTLEAQENVAIEAAQLIADFLLKGQVANAVNMAAVNPAELAEVRPFVDLARRLGLLQAQIAQGTIRRASLTYRGELAGQKTRLLTAAFTAGMLEYRLSEGVNLVNAEVLARERGIEIAESSNPKKGDFAALLHTEVETEKGTTVAAGTLFGDQYLRLVQLGPYRMEGYLDGVLLVFTHHDVPGLIGFVGTIFGTHAVNIAQMTVGRQAPGGEAIGILNLDNLPPEAALAAVKNHAHISSVTVVKLPAAGELPAWLG; translated from the coding sequence ATGCCGCGCGTACTGATTGCCGACAAATTGGAAGCCCCGGGCATCGAGCTGCTCAAAGCGGCCGGTCTCGAAGTAGACAACCGGCCCGGCCTCAAGGCCGACGAACTCAAGGCCGCAATTCGGGGCGCCGACGCGGTCATCTGTCGCTCTCAACCGAAGCTCAGTGCCGAGTACTTCGAGGACACCGGTAGTCTCCGCGCGATCGCGCGCGCCGGCGTGGGCGTGGACAACATTGATGTCGCCGCGGCCACCCGCAAGGGCGTCGTGGTCATGAACACGCCCGGCGGGAACACCGTCTCGGCCGCGGAACACACCATCGCGCTGCTCCTCGCGCTCGCCCGGCGTGTCCCGGTCGCGGACGCGACAATGAAGGCCGGCGGCTGGGACCGCAACAAGTTTGTCGGGACCGAGGTCGCGGGCAAAACGCTCGGCGTCGTCGGGTTGGGGCGCATCGGGCGCGAGGTCGCCCGGCGCGCGAAGGGCATGGACATGAAGGTCATCGCCCTCGACCCGTTCGTGACCGCGGCGAAGGCCGCCGAACTCGGGTACGAGACGGCCGCGAACCTGGACGAACTGTTACCGAAGGTCGATTTCCTCACGCTCCACGTCCCGCTCGGGAACGACACTAAGAGCCTCATCGGGGCGCGCGAACTGGGACTGATGAAGAAGTCCGCCCGCGTGCTGAACGTCGCCCGCGGCGGCATCGTGGACGAGAAGGCGCTCGCCGACGCGCTCGCGGCCGGCACCATCGCGGGCGCGGGCATTGATGTGTTCACCGTGGAGCCGATCGTCGCGGACAACCCGCTCCTGAAGGCGCCGAACATCGTGCTCACGCCGCACCTCGGTGCCTCCACGCTGGAAGCTCAGGAAAACGTTGCGATCGAAGCGGCGCAACTCATCGCCGACTTCCTGCTCAAGGGCCAGGTCGCGAACGCGGTCAACATGGCGGCCGTGAACCCCGCGGAACTCGCCGAGGTGCGGCCCTTCGTGGACCTCGCGCGCCGGTTGGGATTGCTCCAGGCGCAAATCGCCCAAGGAACGATCCGCCGCGCGTCGCTCACCTATCGGGGTGAACTCGCGGGGCAGAAGACGCGGTTGCTCACCGCCGCGTTCACGGCCGGGATGCTCGAATACCGGCTGAGTGAGGGCGTGAACCTCGTTAACGCGGAAGTTCTGGCGCGCGAGCGCGGGATCGAGATCGCGGAATCGTCCAACCCCAAGAAGGGCGACTTCGCCGCGCTGCTCCACACGGAAGTCGAAACCGAAAAGGGCACGACCGTCGCCGCGGGCACACTGTTCGGCGACCAGTACCTGCGCCTCGTGCAACTCGGGCCGTACCGCATGGAGGGTTACCTCGACGGCGTGCTGCTCGTGTTCACGCACCACGACGTGCCGGGCCTCATCGGGTTCGTCGGCACCATCTTCGGCACCCACGCGGTGAACATCGCGCAGATGACCGTCGGCCGGCAGGCGCCCGGGGGCGAGGCGATCGGCATCCTGAACCTCGACAACCTGCCGCCGGAAGCGGCACTGGCCGCGGTGAAGAACCACGCGCACATCAGCTCGGTCACGGTGGTGAAACTGCCCGCCGCGGGCGAACTCCCCGCGTGGCTGGGCTGA
- a CDS encoding VgrG-related protein: protein MRHVLFTACLLLAGAPGARAADEALGKLSEKYESGGRGPGTVSTGKGDPGGVSYGTYQLASKIGRADEFVKRYYPEEFKGLKGGSDEFTKKWKELAAKDPKALHANEHTFIKETHYDPQVRRLERDLKLDVTKRSAAIRDMVWSVAVHHGPNTDVIVTAVKPLLKDAKIEDVTDEAIIRAVYAERGRKDKDGKLVRFKNVGEALVPGLTKRFEREQTDALEMLKK from the coding sequence ATGCGCCACGTTCTGTTTACCGCGTGTTTACTCCTCGCGGGCGCGCCGGGCGCGCGGGCCGCGGACGAAGCGCTCGGCAAGCTGTCCGAGAAGTACGAGTCCGGCGGGCGCGGACCCGGCACCGTGTCCACCGGTAAGGGCGACCCGGGCGGGGTGTCATACGGCACGTACCAACTCGCGTCGAAGATCGGCCGCGCGGACGAGTTCGTTAAGCGGTACTACCCCGAGGAGTTCAAGGGGCTGAAGGGCGGGAGCGACGAGTTCACCAAGAAGTGGAAGGAACTCGCCGCGAAAGACCCGAAGGCGCTCCACGCCAACGAGCACACGTTCATCAAGGAAACGCACTACGACCCGCAGGTCCGGCGGCTCGAACGCGATCTGAAGCTCGACGTGACCAAACGCAGTGCAGCGATCCGCGACATGGTGTGGTCGGTCGCGGTCCACCACGGGCCGAACACGGACGTCATCGTGACCGCGGTGAAGCCGCTGCTGAAGGACGCGAAGATCGAGGACGTGACCGACGAGGCGATCATCCGCGCGGTGTACGCGGAGCGCGGGCGCAAGGACAAGGACGGCAAGCTCGTGCGGTTCAAGAACGTGGGCGAGGCACTGGTTCCCGGACTCACTAAGAGATTTGAGCGCGAACAAACCGACGCGCTGGAGATGCTGAAGAAGTGA
- a CDS encoding DNA methyltransferase — MNDRHDKRPAREPNRRRALTHVGGAIDTEGDRADADRLARALAVPPATDDDNEPARAHVHGFHTYPARMHPATAARLVTAFVPAGGRVLDPFCGSGTVLVEALIAGRSAVGTDLNPIAVRLAASKTRPRTPGDLAHFATRAEECADHANTRRKAKTGASRRFSAEDMALFEPHVLLELDSLRAKIESLRDDPARTDLELVLSSVLVKLSRKSGDTTSGTAPRRTAAGFPARLFVQKAQDLAARLAVLGNLLPRPTPIATALLDDATELKRVPPGPVNAVITSPPYAATYDYLSHHALRLRWLGLDPTPLARGEIGSRTAYSRMKPENARVTWGKELERFFRSVMRVLSPNAPIVIMMADSAVGDVAIRADEVVAEVSRVCGLYPAARASQARPHFHGPTAKAFRERPRFEHALLLRKP, encoded by the coding sequence GTGAACGACCGGCACGACAAACGCCCCGCGCGCGAGCCGAACCGCCGCCGGGCACTGACCCACGTGGGCGGCGCGATCGACACCGAGGGCGACCGCGCCGACGCGGACCGGCTCGCCCGCGCGCTCGCCGTTCCCCCGGCCACGGACGACGACAACGAACCGGCCCGCGCGCACGTCCACGGGTTCCACACGTATCCCGCGCGCATGCACCCCGCCACGGCCGCGCGGCTCGTCACCGCGTTCGTGCCCGCCGGGGGCCGCGTGCTCGACCCGTTCTGCGGGTCCGGAACGGTACTCGTGGAAGCGCTCATCGCCGGGCGGAGCGCGGTCGGTACGGATCTAAATCCCATCGCGGTGCGACTCGCGGCCAGCAAGACGCGCCCGCGCACGCCCGGTGACCTCGCGCACTTCGCGACCCGGGCCGAGGAGTGCGCGGACCACGCCAACACCCGGCGGAAGGCCAAAACCGGCGCGAGTCGGCGCTTCTCCGCGGAAGACATGGCCCTGTTCGAGCCGCACGTTCTGCTCGAACTCGATTCGCTCCGCGCGAAGATCGAATCGCTGCGCGACGATCCCGCCCGCACCGACCTGGAACTGGTGCTGTCCTCGGTACTGGTGAAGCTCTCGCGCAAGTCGGGCGACACGACCTCGGGTACGGCCCCGCGGCGCACCGCGGCCGGATTCCCCGCGCGCTTGTTCGTGCAGAAGGCGCAAGACCTCGCCGCACGACTCGCGGTACTCGGGAACCTGCTCCCGCGCCCGACCCCGATCGCAACGGCACTTTTGGACGACGCGACCGAATTGAAGCGCGTACCGCCCGGTCCGGTGAACGCGGTCATCACGTCGCCGCCCTACGCGGCCACTTACGATTACCTCTCGCACCACGCGCTGCGGTTGCGCTGGCTCGGACTCGATCCCACGCCCCTCGCGCGCGGGGAGATCGGTTCGCGAACCGCGTACTCGCGAATGAAGCCCGAGAACGCGCGCGTCACTTGGGGTAAGGAACTCGAACGCTTCTTCCGCTCGGTGATGCGCGTGCTCTCACCGAACGCGCCGATCGTCATCATGATGGCGGATTCGGCCGTCGGCGACGTGGCGATCCGCGCCGACGAAGTGGTCGCAGAAGTCAGCCGCGTGTGCGGGCTGTACCCGGCCGCGCGCGCGTCACAAGCCCGCCCGCACTTCCACGGCCCGACCGCCAAGGCGTTCCGCGAGCGCCCGCGGTTCGAGCACGCCCTCCTCCTCCGCAAGCCGTAA
- a CDS encoding RNA polymerase sigma factor has translation MTTTVSTGLRRVAARLNPDTAPDGELLGRFLEHRDEAAFTVLVRRHAALVLGTCRRVLGNATDADDAFQAAFVVLVRKAPALADRVCVANFLYGIAFHTALKAKAMAAKRKTREARALAPAPRPDQSELLSALDEELAKLPEKYREPVVRCELEGRPRREVADALGVAEGTISSRLTTAHRLLEKRLRSRGFSAGALALLFAAPTVTASDTLADSTVRAVTDPPQTIAQLASEVTKMMLLHKLGIGTTAFALVIALAAVAGATIPRPTATAPESAPAVPHFAPVAVAAPGPPGPEPAWKTEFRKAYGLKDGELVRRVPVPFPECRVEYFRNQIRELYHSRKIDPPAKEVNRDYTDHFTKFGWKDNWTDDRLTAHSTPVKPEDGAPLGRLLEMATAFTQPRTDADADLLETKVTGDWVVRANADPAKVAAALETILRKECEVKVSLSVQDVEREVWVLAGKFASNPLPDRKVNMIEVYASELTDRKTGGGGTGSLQEMATHVEGFVEMPIVIGKVDGAPKHVEWHYNYRSPFTAQQHAEDHDPETVLKNVAAQTGLTVKKEKMKIKVLVVKKG, from the coding sequence ATGACCACGACCGTTTCGACCGGGCTGCGCCGCGTTGCGGCCCGCCTGAACCCGGACACGGCCCCGGACGGTGAACTGCTCGGCCGGTTCCTCGAACACCGGGACGAAGCCGCATTCACGGTGCTGGTGCGCCGACACGCCGCACTGGTCCTCGGCACGTGCCGCCGCGTGTTGGGTAACGCCACCGACGCGGACGATGCGTTCCAGGCTGCCTTCGTGGTGCTCGTGCGCAAGGCCCCCGCGCTGGCGGACCGGGTGTGCGTCGCCAATTTCCTGTACGGGATCGCGTTCCACACCGCACTCAAGGCGAAAGCGATGGCCGCGAAGCGCAAAACCCGCGAGGCCCGGGCACTCGCCCCCGCCCCGCGCCCCGACCAGAGCGAGTTGCTCAGCGCGCTCGACGAGGAACTCGCAAAGCTGCCGGAAAAGTACCGCGAACCGGTCGTCCGGTGCGAACTCGAAGGCCGCCCGCGGCGCGAAGTAGCCGACGCACTGGGCGTTGCCGAGGGGACGATCTCCAGTCGACTGACGACCGCCCACCGGCTTTTGGAAAAACGATTGCGGTCCCGCGGGTTCAGCGCCGGTGCGCTGGCGCTCCTCTTCGCGGCGCCGACGGTCACGGCGTCCGATACTCTCGCGGATTCCACCGTGCGGGCCGTTACCGATCCGCCACAAACAATTGCCCAACTCGCTTCGGAGGTGACGAAGATGATGCTGTTGCACAAACTCGGCATCGGGACCACGGCATTCGCGCTGGTGATTGCGCTCGCCGCAGTCGCCGGGGCCACAATTCCGCGCCCGACCGCGACCGCTCCCGAATCGGCCCCCGCGGTTCCCCATTTCGCGCCGGTGGCCGTGGCAGCTCCGGGGCCACCGGGACCGGAGCCGGCATGGAAAACCGAGTTCCGTAAGGCCTACGGCCTCAAGGACGGCGAACTCGTCCGCCGCGTACCCGTGCCCTTCCCCGAGTGCCGTGTGGAATATTTCAGGAACCAAATTCGCGAACTGTATCACAGCAGAAAGATCGATCCGCCGGCAAAAGAAGTGAACAGAGATTACACCGACCACTTCACCAAATTCGGGTGGAAGGACAATTGGACCGACGATCGCCTCACGGCCCACTCGACCCCCGTTAAACCGGAGGACGGCGCCCCACTCGGTCGGCTCCTCGAAATGGCGACCGCGTTCACGCAACCGCGCACTGACGCAGACGCCGATTTGCTCGAAACGAAAGTCACCGGCGACTGGGTGGTCCGGGCCAACGCAGACCCTGCCAAGGTCGCAGCCGCACTCGAAACGATCCTGCGCAAAGAGTGTGAGGTGAAAGTGTCGCTCTCGGTGCAAGACGTGGAGCGCGAGGTCTGGGTTTTGGCGGGCAAGTTCGCGAGCAATCCTCTTCCGGATCGCAAAGTGAACATGATCGAAGTGTACGCCAGCGAGTTGACCGATCGAAAAACTGGTGGTGGAGGAACTGGAAGCCTGCAAGAAATGGCCACGCACGTGGAGGGCTTCGTGGAAATGCCGATCGTGATCGGTAAAGTCGACGGCGCCCCGAAGCACGTGGAATGGCACTACAACTATCGCTCGCCGTTCACTGCGCAGCAGCACGCAGAGGACCACGACCCGGAAACCGTGCTCAAGAACGTCGCGGCCCAAACGGGTCTGACCGTGAAGAAAGAGAAGATGAAGATCAAGGTGCTGGTGGTGAAGAAAGGCTGA
- a CDS encoding TetR/AcrR family transcriptional regulator, with protein MRVSRAQAAENRKRIVDVAARLFREGGIATTGVDALMSAAGLTHGGFYAHFQSKDQLATEACSQSLSRSLGKWAKLAESERPLEAIIEHYLSAGHRDNQGDGCLIAALLVEASRSSPDVRRVITEGIKSLLGVLESNVPGGTRKTKRARAISVFTAMVGALAVARAVDDPNLSKEILAAASKSLATAYLPEDSAPE; from the coding sequence ATGCGAGTCAGTCGCGCGCAGGCGGCAGAAAATCGGAAACGAATTGTCGACGTTGCGGCCCGGCTTTTCCGCGAGGGCGGGATCGCCACGACGGGCGTGGACGCGCTGATGAGCGCCGCCGGCCTGACCCACGGGGGCTTTTACGCGCACTTTCAGTCGAAAGATCAACTGGCCACCGAAGCGTGTAGCCAGTCGCTGTCCAGGTCGCTCGGCAAGTGGGCCAAACTCGCCGAGAGCGAGCGACCGCTCGAAGCGATCATCGAGCACTATCTCTCGGCCGGGCACCGCGACAATCAGGGGGACGGGTGCCTCATCGCCGCGCTGCTGGTCGAGGCTTCGCGGAGCAGCCCGGACGTGCGGCGGGTCATCACGGAAGGGATCAAGTCGCTCCTGGGCGTGCTCGAATCGAATGTCCCGGGCGGAACCCGAAAAACCAAGCGGGCCAGAGCCATCAGCGTGTTCACGGCGATGGTTGGCGCGCTCGCTGTGGCTCGCGCGGTCGACGATCCCAACTTGTCGAAGGAAATTCTCGCCGCGGCCTCGAAGTCTCTGGCCACTGCGTACTTGCCCGAGGACTCGGCACCGGAATAG
- a CDS encoding MFS transporter has translation MLTTAGVRSTPGVLIVPLETEFGWDRATISTAIAVNLALYGVVGPFAAAIMARLGIRRTVTISLTLLAAGVASTAAMSESWHMVLLWGIVVGGGTGMSALVLGATIVNRWFVERRGLVLGVLTASSATGQLVFLPLLATLVRDHGWRSAVFLVAGALVFVVPFVVLFLRERPTDLGLRPYGAKDGDAVPTTGAATVVNPFTAALVALRDGMRSRDFWLLAGSFFICGASTNGLIGTHLIPACADQGIPEVRAAAFLAMIGIFDIVGTTIAGWLSDRWDNRKLLAWFYGLRGLSLVYLPFAFGDGGWGLTAFALFYGLDWVATVPPTVRLTADAFGRERAGIMFGWVVAAHQLGAAFATFGAGSMRTWFGDYEKAFLTSGALCLFATAIVLQIGRTRTRPGAPTDPQAILSGEKVT, from the coding sequence ATGCTCACGACGGCCGGCGTTCGTTCGACGCCCGGCGTGCTCATCGTGCCGCTCGAAACGGAGTTCGGCTGGGACCGCGCGACGATCTCCACGGCGATCGCCGTCAACTTGGCCCTTTACGGGGTCGTCGGGCCGTTCGCGGCCGCGATCATGGCGCGATTGGGAATCCGACGAACGGTGACCATCTCGTTGACGCTGCTGGCGGCCGGGGTCGCGTCGACGGCCGCTATGAGTGAGTCGTGGCACATGGTTCTGCTGTGGGGCATCGTCGTCGGTGGCGGGACCGGGATGAGCGCCCTCGTCCTGGGCGCGACCATTGTGAACCGCTGGTTCGTCGAGCGCCGCGGGTTGGTCCTGGGCGTTTTGACGGCGAGTTCCGCGACGGGCCAATTGGTATTCCTGCCGCTCCTCGCGACCCTCGTGCGGGACCACGGCTGGCGGTCGGCGGTCTTCCTGGTCGCCGGGGCGCTCGTCTTCGTCGTCCCGTTCGTTGTGCTCTTTCTGCGGGAACGCCCCACGGATCTCGGCCTCCGACCATACGGAGCAAAGGACGGTGACGCGGTGCCGACCACGGGGGCGGCAACCGTCGTCAATCCGTTTACGGCGGCTCTTGTGGCCCTACGCGACGGGATGAGGTCGCGCGACTTCTGGCTGCTCGCGGGCAGTTTCTTCATCTGCGGGGCCAGCACGAACGGGCTGATCGGGACGCACCTGATTCCCGCCTGCGCCGATCAAGGCATCCCCGAAGTGCGGGCGGCCGCGTTCCTGGCCATGATTGGGATTTTCGACATTGTCGGGACCACGATCGCCGGTTGGCTGTCCGACCGGTGGGACAACCGCAAGCTGCTGGCTTGGTTTTACGGTCTGCGCGGGCTGTCCCTGGTTTATCTCCCGTTCGCGTTCGGCGACGGCGGCTGGGGGTTGACGGCGTTCGCGCTGTTTTACGGTCTGGATTGGGTCGCTACTGTACCGCCAACGGTGCGATTGACTGCCGATGCGTTCGGTCGGGAGCGGGCGGGAATCATGTTCGGGTGGGTCGTGGCGGCCCACCAGTTGGGAGCCGCCTTCGCGACGTTCGGTGCGGGAAGTATGCGGACCTGGTTCGGGGACTACGAAAAGGCGTTCCTGACATCTGGCGCACTGTGCCTCTTCGCCACGGCGATTGTATTGCAAATCGGTAGGACGCGAACTCGCCCCGGGGCGCCGACCGACCCACAGGCCATATTGAGTGGGGAGAAAGTGACGTGA
- a CDS encoding peroxiredoxin family protein, giving the protein MSHRVVSALLLLAGGAVLVLAYLLPTRVGHPVTPLMESAADGAAGRKVTTLPAGGDRPRVIVFVLPGCPCSIEYEPYVQRLHRAYGDQAEFIEVVAGDPGAAEQWKQQHAAPFPVLSDADGKIAREFGALRSAYTALVLNGKVAKLWPGYSSETLGELGRLISTETNVPVRPIDTNGAPEKLISGCSL; this is encoded by the coding sequence GTGAGCCATCGAGTCGTCTCGGCGCTGCTGCTCCTCGCGGGTGGGGCGGTATTGGTGCTGGCCTACCTGCTCCCCACGCGAGTCGGGCACCCGGTCACGCCGCTCATGGAATCGGCAGCCGACGGTGCGGCCGGTCGAAAGGTGACGACGCTCCCGGCAGGCGGCGATCGGCCGCGGGTAATCGTCTTCGTCCTGCCCGGCTGCCCGTGCAGCATCGAGTACGAGCCTTACGTACAGCGCCTTCACCGGGCGTATGGCGACCAAGCGGAGTTCATTGAGGTTGTCGCGGGTGATCCCGGTGCGGCCGAACAGTGGAAACAACAGCATGCGGCCCCGTTCCCCGTGCTCAGCGACGCCGACGGGAAGATTGCACGCGAGTTCGGCGCCCTCCGATCGGCGTACACCGCTCTCGTGCTGAACGGGAAGGTCGCCAAACTGTGGCCCGGGTACTCCTCGGAAACACTTGGCGAATTGGGGCGCCTCATCAGCACCGAGACGAACGTGCCCGTGCGCCCGATCGACACGAACGGGGCTCCGGAGAAGTTGATTTCCGGCTGCTCGCTCTAA